The sequence below is a genomic window from Gossypium hirsutum isolate 1008001.06 chromosome A11, Gossypium_hirsutum_v2.1, whole genome shotgun sequence.
TTTCTGAGTCTTAGGAGCAATGGAACTAGTGTCATGTTATTTGGAAAAGTAACTACAATgacaaaaatataaatgaaaagcCAAAATCTAAGCATGATTCAGGCCAAAAAAAACCCAAACCCCAAAATTACTCTGCTGAGCAAAAACAATAAAAGCAGCATATATCAACTAAAAACATAGAGGAAAAGAATTCTGCTCAACGGATATTACAAAAATTACTCTGCTAAGCAAAAACAAGAAAAGGTTTTGTAAAACTTACACGATTGATGACGATTTTCTACACTTTGGGAGCCGAAGCGACGGCGCGTTTGACGCGCACCAAACCCGAAACTCGATCTGATTGAAACGTTCGTTCTTGGTTTACAACGCAGTATGCATATACAGGAAAAGAAAACTTAGGTATCTatctgaaattaaaaaaatacatgaaaaGGCAAATACACAGTTAATGTAAATATTCAGACCTGAAATGACTCTCCCATGAAGCAGGCGATTTCAACATCACAACAAACAGAACCGGCAGAGAAAAACTTATGGGTTTCTCCCTCTCACGAAAACTATCTTCCCACAGTAGAGTGTCTGTGGGTACACAAAACTATAAAAGAATGACAGGAAAAAAACGAAAAGGGACCAAAACAGAATCCGCTAGGCACGAGAAGGGAGGAAGAGAgaataatgaaaacaaaaaagaaagaaggaatgTATGGAATGAAGTATGATTTGAGTATTTAAAATTTGGGAAGGAAGTGAAAAGGTTGAAAACGGGCAGCGGGGCAGTCACTGCCCAAAAAATAAAGATTCTTGAAATCTTTTGCAACGGTAACATGATACTATTTAATACACTCATTTAATGAAGAAGCAGCTGAGTAGCTCACCTATCTAATTAATTCATTCAAAAGTTCAAGATAAAAAGAATAAGCTGAAAAGgcagagagagagaaagagagagagactAAGGTATGACCTTTGGCACTATACTCTGATTAATTGCTCGTTCAGATGGAGTGccaaaatttttgtccaaatgaAGACAAGGATTTGACGCAGTTCTGGAGTGGTTGTTTGCAACAGCTTCAGAACATAAGGAAAAATTCCAACAGAAAGGGCCTAAAAACAGAATCCACCCTGTAAGTAAACAACAGCATGAAACACAATGAAATGTAAATAATGAAGACTACACCCCTAAAGAACTACCAGATCTACGGCCCATGGTCCCATATCAAGGAATCTTCCAAGAAGAACTAGAGCACGGAATCGATGACATTGACTAAGCAAAACCTGAAACATCAATCGTGAGCTGGTGACAtattacatttaaattttttgtataacTAAGCCACAGTAAATATGAACTGTTTGCCCATCACTGTTAGTGGCCCTGAAAAGCAGGCAGACCTATAATGGATGTACTTCAACATAGACTACTCTTCATGAGAACAAATTAGCTCAAATTCATAGTAAATGGGATTTCAATACAAAAATTAAGTGGTTAGAAACTATGGCAATAGACATCCGTTATTCTGAAGGACCGTTTCCCCACCttacaataaaaaataacttaGGTCACTGAGAAGTCGATATAATGTAAACTTGTTTAACGTAAATCTGACCAATATGAAATCACCATAAAGAAGGGCAACCAAACATTGGCCGACACTGCTAGAATGACAAGGAAGGATTACAGCACCTGAAGCACAATAGGCAATTGCTCTGGTGGCTTTTTATGCTCAGATCCATGGTCAAGCCATACCTCAAAGGCTATCAGCTGTTCAGTGAAAAATGAACTTGgctgaaacaaaacaaaagtacACTCAGGTATGAGGGAACATGATGAGCAGTCAATAGGCACCCTCTCATTCTGCAACTCAATTCTTGTCTGGATCCAATACACGTCAGCAAAATTCAGGATAACAAATAAATATTAGCAAAGAAACTGGAAGTAAAACACACCTGGAACTCTGCATTAGGATCCTCAACCAAAGATGGAAGCTGAGAAAGGAAAATTTCAGCAGCCATGTCCCATGCATCCCTGGAATGTgcagaagaaaattttaaaataaacaacagAAAAACACACACCAAATTAGAACTTTTACCATCTCAATGTCATTTTGATAGGTGTAGTAAGACAACAAGTAAACACATCGGCAGGAAATTCAGCACTTTGAGGAAGAGTTTCATGTGCTTCACACGCAGCCAGAAGAATGCAGTCTCTTGAAGATCCAGGGTAGTTAGAAGTGCCACAGTCAAGAAGCtatcaatcaaattcaaataaataaataaaaaggaaaatcaaataaGGCTAGAGAAGGAAGACAACGATGTCTATTTGAATAGCGCCAGCCACAAAATATACTAGTGACAAATTGAGGATAGAACGCGAGCAAGTACCTCAATGAAGGCACTAACAACCATTCCTGCAGCAGAGCAATCAAAAACATATATAGAAGGTGTTTTTAGCCAAGAATCAACATCGCTGATAGGCAAGGGAATATACTGTGTATAACTCTGCACAGGAAATGTTCAGGCTTAGCAAGGAGAAAAATTGCCAAATAGAGCAAAAGAAAAGCAACAAGAATTAATTCCTAACAGTTAAACAAGTGAACACCTTATTAAACAGCCAGATTTCACCATTTGCAGTTGCCTTTGGAACACCATGTCCATTGCAATGAAATAAAACTCTCTGACTTGGCATATCTGCAACATGTATTACAAAGTTTCTTCACTTCATCCACTATAGGATCAACTTCAACCTTACTGCGAGCCTGGCCATGTTTAATAGAAAGAATTAGATTCTAAACTTGATGGAATAGCCTGTAATGAGACGTGGTCTAAGATGGTGTTCAAACCTTGGGCTGCCACTTCTCATATTGATATCTCAAGTTTTTCCAAATAGTTTCCACTGCTTTTTGTGGTGCCATAGAAAAAGGGTCTACaacaatggaagaaagaaaaagtgGAACATACTAATATCAATGAAGAACattagattgaaaaaaaaaattatacattttaatcattttgtgaCCAAAGAATGGATGTTGGATAGAAAATATGATTGAAAACTTATTTAGTGCAAGTGCAGCACTAGGATTCCAACTTTTTCTTCCTTGGCAACCAATAAAGCAAGGCCAGTACAAGGGTTGTATATAGAAACAATAAATAGATAAGCATTCCTGAGACTGCATGCAAAATACTATGTTGGTGCAGCAATAACCCTACAAAAAGTGACACTTTCTTAGCCACCGAACTtgataattatttcaattttctaTCCAATTTTCAGTTTGTCGTTTGCCACTGCTTCAAACACCATAAACGGTAAAACAATACTTCAAAAGAATCCTCTTTGAAAAAGTTCAATATGTTAAAAGTTCCAAACTACTTATAGTtacaaaattttcccttttttacccTAACATAAAAGGAGATACTTGTTTCCCAACTGATAAAAAGAAATATAGAGAAGAGCTCAGTTTGAAGTAGGATCATAATTAGCACTCTTGGACAGGATTTATGGTAATTCTCAACATTCCAATGCAAATATAAAGACAACTAAGGAGCAGATACCGTTTAGAGCCAAGAGCAAACAATATCCAAACTTAAAAATTCATACATGCTCAACGAATCAACAAGCATTTAGTTCGGTCATATATTAAAAtaacacaaaacttattatagATTTCTTGAGGAATAACCATGAGCATTAAAGCTTCAATAACCATTAAATagcaaaaatgcaaaaataagaGAGAATTGACTGAAAAAACATACCAGTCCAGCACTCCATTCTTGCGCAAGGAGAAATTTTTATTACATCAGGTGGATCAAGACtgatatttaaacataaaactaGGGCCACACATCCTGTCTTCATCTGCATATGAAGTTGTAAGTCAAGTGAATATGGTCAAGCACACCATATCAAGACAAATTAAAGGAAAAATAGTTCTTAGGGGATGGTTTCTAATATTTATTAAGAAGAAACATACTATTATCTAAGAATCAAATTCAGTTCCacgaaagaaaatattacttaatATATTGCAAAGAAACCCGAGCAAAGAGGCTGCTGAAAGATAAAAAGTCTTTTTAATGCACACTTTAGGAAGTAGAATGCAAACAAATTTGGTACAGTATAACACTATTTCAAATTATTTGTATTCT
It includes:
- the LOC107923849 gene encoding regulatory-associated protein of TOR 1-like isoform X1, with the translated sequence MPSQRVLFHCNGHGVPKATANGEIWLFNKSYTQYIPLPISDVDSWLKTPSIYVFDCSAAGMVVSAFIELLDCGTSNYPGSSRDCILLAACEAHETLPQSAEFPADVFTCCLTTPIKMTLRWDAWDMAAEIFLSQLPSLVEDPNAEFQPSSFFTEQLIAFEVWLDHGSEHKKPPEQLPIVLQVLLSQCHRFRALVLLGRFLDMGPWAVDLALSVGIFPYVLKLLQTTTPELRQILVFIWTKILALHLNEQLIRV
- the LOC107923849 gene encoding regulatory-associated protein of TOR 1-like isoform X2 gives rise to the protein MPSQRVLFHCNGHGVPKATANGEIWLFNKLLDCGTSNYPGSSRDCILLAACEAHETLPQSAEFPADVFTCCLTTPIKMTLRWDAWDMAAEIFLSQLPSLVEDPNAEFQPSSFFTEQLIAFEVWLDHGSEHKKPPEQLPIVLQVLLSQCHRFRALVLLGRFLDMGPWAVDLALSVGIFPYVLKLLQTTTPELRQILVFIWTKILALHLNEQLIRV